Proteins encoded within one genomic window of Gambusia affinis linkage group LG09, SWU_Gaff_1.0, whole genome shotgun sequence:
- the LOC122837143 gene encoding heterogeneous nuclear ribonucleoprotein H-like isoform X2: MADEGYVVRIRGLPWSCSVDEVQRFFSGCKILNNGSGIHFTYTREGRPSGEAFVELETEEDLKMAVKKDRETMGHRYVEVFKSNNVEMDWVMKHTGPNCPETAGDGLVRLRGLPFGCSKEEIVQFFSGLEIVPNGITLPVDIQGRSTGEAFVQFASQDIAEKALKKHKERIGHRYIEIFKSSRAEVRTHYEPQRKPMGMQRPGPYDRPSGGRGYNMMGRGGSYDRMRRGGYGGGVSDGRYGDGSSSFQSTTGHCVHMRGLPYRATETDIYNFFSPLNPVRVHIEIGPDGRVTGEADVEFATHEDAVAAMSKDKANMQHRYVELFLNSTAGGSNGAYGSQMMGGMSNQSSYSGGQLSSGYSGGYSSQGNMGGYSEYIR, encoded by the exons ATGGCTGATGAGGGATATGTTGTGCGAATCAGGGGTCTACCTTGGTCTTGTTCAGTAGATGAAGTTCAGAGATTTTTCTCAG GCTGCAAAATTCTGAACAATGGAAGTGGAATACACTTCACCTACACAAGAGAGGGCCGCCCTAGCGGAGAAGCATTTGTGGAACTGGAGACGGAAGAAGACCTGAAGATGGCCGTGAAGAAGGACAGAGAAACGATGGGTCACAGATACGTTGAGG TGTTTAAATCCAACAATGTTGAGATGGATTGGGTCATGAAGCACACTGGCCCAAATTGCCCGGAGACAGCAGGAGATGGGCTTGTGCGCCTCCGGGGCCTTCCCTTTGGCTGCAGCAAGGAGGaaattgtgcagtttttttcag GGTTGGAAATCGTGCCAAATGGGATAACATTGCCGGTGGACATCCAGGGGAGGAGTACGGGGGAGGCCTTCGTGCAGTTTGCTTCACAGGATATAGCTGAAAAGGCTCTAAAGAAACACAAGGAAAGAATAGGGCACAG GTACATTGAGATATTCAAGAGCAGCCGTGCTGAGGTGCGGACCCACTACGAACCCCAGAGGAAGCCGATGGGGATGCAGAGACCGGGTCCCTACGACCGGCCCTCGGGCGGGCGCGGTTACAACATGATGGGCCGAGGAGGCTCCTATGACAGAATGCGTCGAGGTGGCTATGGAGGAG GTGTGTCTGATGGGCGGTATGGTGATGGCAGCTCTTCCTTTCAAAGCACAACAGGTCACTGCGTCCACATGCGGGGGCTGCCGTACAGAGCCACAGAGACGGACATCTACAAT ttcttctcTCCGTTGAATCCTGTGCGGGTCCACATTGAAATTGGCCCAGATGGGAGAGTAACCGGGGAGGCAGATGTAGAGTTTGCAACGCATGAAGATGCTGTTGCAGCAATGTCCAAAGATAAAGCCAACATGC AGCATCGCTATGTAGAGCTGTTCTTGAACTCCACAGCAGGGGGCAGTAATGGAGCCTACGGTAGTCAGATGATGGGTGGCATGA GTAACCAGTCATCTTACAGTGGTGGCCAGCTCAGCTCAGGGTACTCTGGTGGGTACAGCAGCCAAGGAAACATGGGCGGCTATAGTGAATATA TTAGGTAA
- the LOC122837143 gene encoding heterogeneous nuclear ribonucleoprotein H-like isoform X1 has translation MADEGYVVRIRGLPWSCSVDEVQRFFSGCKILNNGSGIHFTYTREGRPSGEAFVELETEEDLKMAVKKDRETMGHRYVEVFKSNNVEMDWVMKHTGPNCPETAGDGLVRLRGLPFGCSKEEIVQFFSGLEIVPNGITLPVDIQGRSTGEAFVQFASQDIAEKALKKHKERIGHRYIEIFKSSRAEVRTHYEPQRKPMGMQRPGPYDRPSGGRGYNMMGRGGSYDRMRRGGYGGGVSDGRYGDGSSSFQSTTGHCVHMRGLPYRATETDIYNFFSPLNPVRVHIEIGPDGRVTGEADVEFATHEDAVAAMSKDKANMQHRYVELFLNSTAGGSNGAYGSQMMGGMSNQSSYSGGQLSSGYSGGYSSQGNMGGYSEYSNQGGMGSSYYGGGGGGSRGSMNGLGGGWGM, from the exons ATGGCTGATGAGGGATATGTTGTGCGAATCAGGGGTCTACCTTGGTCTTGTTCAGTAGATGAAGTTCAGAGATTTTTCTCAG GCTGCAAAATTCTGAACAATGGAAGTGGAATACACTTCACCTACACAAGAGAGGGCCGCCCTAGCGGAGAAGCATTTGTGGAACTGGAGACGGAAGAAGACCTGAAGATGGCCGTGAAGAAGGACAGAGAAACGATGGGTCACAGATACGTTGAGG TGTTTAAATCCAACAATGTTGAGATGGATTGGGTCATGAAGCACACTGGCCCAAATTGCCCGGAGACAGCAGGAGATGGGCTTGTGCGCCTCCGGGGCCTTCCCTTTGGCTGCAGCAAGGAGGaaattgtgcagtttttttcag GGTTGGAAATCGTGCCAAATGGGATAACATTGCCGGTGGACATCCAGGGGAGGAGTACGGGGGAGGCCTTCGTGCAGTTTGCTTCACAGGATATAGCTGAAAAGGCTCTAAAGAAACACAAGGAAAGAATAGGGCACAG GTACATTGAGATATTCAAGAGCAGCCGTGCTGAGGTGCGGACCCACTACGAACCCCAGAGGAAGCCGATGGGGATGCAGAGACCGGGTCCCTACGACCGGCCCTCGGGCGGGCGCGGTTACAACATGATGGGCCGAGGAGGCTCCTATGACAGAATGCGTCGAGGTGGCTATGGAGGAG GTGTGTCTGATGGGCGGTATGGTGATGGCAGCTCTTCCTTTCAAAGCACAACAGGTCACTGCGTCCACATGCGGGGGCTGCCGTACAGAGCCACAGAGACGGACATCTACAAT ttcttctcTCCGTTGAATCCTGTGCGGGTCCACATTGAAATTGGCCCAGATGGGAGAGTAACCGGGGAGGCAGATGTAGAGTTTGCAACGCATGAAGATGCTGTTGCAGCAATGTCCAAAGATAAAGCCAACATGC AGCATCGCTATGTAGAGCTGTTCTTGAACTCCACAGCAGGGGGCAGTAATGGAGCCTACGGTAGTCAGATGATGGGTGGCATGA GTAACCAGTCATCTTACAGTGGTGGCCAGCTCAGCTCAGGGTACTCTGGTGGGTACAGCAGCCAAGGAAACATGGGCGGCTATAGTGAATATA GTAACCAGGGCGGAATGGGAAGCAGTTACTACGGCGGTGGTGGAGGTGGAAGCAGAGGCTCAATGAATGGACTCGGTGGGGGATGGGGAatgtag
- the rufy1 gene encoding RUN and FYVE domain-containing protein 1 — MADQTLEVNTAVEDHVEKPDPGEQEVSGPATDDEPTGTQCRDPPENTHPAAAESGWSAPILSLARKATETISSGMSYAAAPRKASQDSAVASAGEKETENDLNSTAEKLPVAPTKDPMAIERSNLLSMMKLSIKVLIQSSLSLGRTLDSEYPPLQQFFLVLEHCLKHGLKAKKSFIGQNKSIWGPLELVEKLCPESANIATSARDLPGIRTGLGRARAWLHLALMQKKVADYLKALLDRKDLLSEFYDAGALMLEEEGAVMGGLLVGLNVIDANLCIKGEDLDSQVAVIDFSLYLKDATSSETPKDDRKMTAILDQKHYIEELNRHLSGTVTDLQAKMDSLEKTNSKLMEELTAATDRINSLQGEQEQLRQENDSILLTSQKKEEAVLQDSQVELETYKQTRQGLDEMYNVVWKQYKEEKRIRQELERELELQVGLKKEMEVAMKLLEKDIHEKQDTLAALRLQLDQVKTLNLQMFHKAEDSGRQAEKKQAEAVQLEQRINEMEKAMVELEERLQKSEQQSRQTDQSDKDMRVELEAKVDAFQKQLTDLDTLRTGLENELRAEREQRQSLQKALQREQDNSTELRTQLQQLQGLHTELQDLKTEKKQLQQRCEQQEQTLQEMGLHLSQSKLKMEDFKEVNKALKGHAWMKDDEATQCKQCQKEFSISRRKHHCRNCGDIYCNTCSSNELALPSYPRPVRVCDVCHSLLLQRGSSTAS, encoded by the exons atggccgaccaAACATTGGAGGTAAACACAGCTGTTGAGGATCACGTAGAAAAACCAGACCCAGGCGAACAGGAAGTTTCGGGTCCAGCGACCGACGATGAACCCACCGGTACTCAGTGTCGGGACCCACCCGAGAATACTCACCCGGCCGCGGCAGAGAGCGGCTGGTCGGCTCCGATCCTCTCTCTGGCTCGGAAGGCCACGGAGACGATCAGCAGCGGGATGAGCTATGCAGCCGCCCCAAGAAAAGCCTCCCAGGATTCCGCTGTGGCTTCTGCAGGCGAgaaggagacagaaaatgaTCTGAACAGCACTGCAGAAAAGCTTCCCG ttgcACCCACTAAAGACCCGATGGCCATAGAGAGATCCAACCTCCTCAGCATGATGAAGTTAAGCATCAAAGTTTTGATCCAGTCCTCTTTGAGCCTGGGCAGGACTCTCGACTCCGAGTACCCTCCTCTTCAGCAGTTTTTCCTGGTCCTTGAACACTGCCTCAAACACGGCCTTAAAG CCAAGAAGTCCTTTATTGGTCAGAACAAGTCCATATGGGGGCCTCTGGAGCTTGTTGAGAAGTTGTGTCCAGAGTCTGCCAACATCGCCACAAGTGCCAGAGACCTGCCTGGCATTAG AACCGGTTTAGGGCGGGCTCGGGCCTGGCTGCATTTGGCGCTCATGCAGAAGAAAGTAGCCGACTACTTGAAGGCCCTGTTGGACCGCAAGGACCTCCTGAG TGAGTTTTACGACGCCGGCGCTTTAATGCTGGAGGAGGAAGGCGCAGTGATGGGAGGGCTGCTCGTTGGCCTGAACGTCATTGACGCTAATCTGTGCATTAAAGGGGAGGACCTCGACTCTCAG GTGGCAGTCATTGACTTCTCCCTCTACCTGAAAGATGCGACCAGCAGCGAGACACCAAAGGA tgaTAGAAAGATGACAGCCATTCTAGACCAGAAGCACTACATCGAAGAGCTGAATCGACACCTGAGCGGCACCGTCACCGACCTGCAGGCGAAGATGGACTCTCTGGAAAAGACCAACAGCAAGCTCATGGAGGAG CTGACTGCAGCAACAGACAGAATCAACTCTCTGCAGGGGGAACAAGAACAGCTCAGGCAGGAGAATGATTCCATCCTGCTGACGAGCCAGAAGAAGGAAGAG GCAGTGCTTCAGGACAGTCAGGTGGAGCTGGAGACATACAAACAGACTCGACAAGGTTTGGATGAGATGTACAATGTGGTGTGGAAGcaatacaaagaagaaaagcGAATTCGCCAG GAGTTGGAGCGTGAGCTGGAGCTCCAGGTGGGCCTAAAGAAGGAGATGGAGGTGGCCATGAAGCTACTGGAGAAGGACATCCATGAGAAGCAGGACACTCTGGCAGCCTTACGGCTCCAGCTTGACCAGGTCAAGACTCTTAACCTGCAGATGTTCCACAAAGCAGAG GACTCAGGGCGACAAGCGGAGAAAAAGCAGGCTGAGGCGGTGCAGCTGGAGCAGAGGATAAACGAGATGGAGAAGGCTATGGTGGAACTAGAGGAGCG ACTGCAGAAATCGGAGCAGCAGAGTCGACAAACCGACCAGTCAGACAAAGACATGAGGGTGGAGCTGGAAGCAAAAGTCGATGCTTTCCAGAAACAGCTAACAGACCTGGACACGTTAAG AACGGGGTTAGAGAATGAGCTGCGtgcagagagagaacagagaCAAAGCTTGCAGAAAGCGCTGCAACGGGAACAGGACAACAGTACCGAACTGCGcacccagctgcagcagctgcagggccTCCACACG gagctgcaggattTGAAGACGGAgaaaaagcagctgcagcagaggtgTGAACAGCAGGAGCAGACCCTACAGGAAATGGGCCTGCATCTAAGCCA GTCTAAACTCAAGATGGAGGACTTTAAGGAGGTTAACAAAGCCCTGAAG GGCCACGCATGGATGAAAGACGATGAAGCCACACAATGCAAGCAATGCCAGAAGGAGTTCTCCATCTCACGTAGAAAG CACCACTGCAGAAACTGCGGCGACATCTACTGCAACACTTGTTCAAGTAACGAGCTAGCCTTACCGTCCTACCCTCGGCCTGTGAGAGTGTGCGACGTGTGTCACTCGCTCTTGCTGCAGAGAGGTTCCTCAACAGcttcctga